A genomic stretch from Malus domestica chromosome 15, GDT2T_hap1 includes:
- the LOC139192006 gene encoding uncharacterized protein, translated as MAKEHVRGRNWTFDKDIALCSAKISVSEDGAVVTNQNRKILWCKIIDKFHENSNTGRREAGGVYDRWKIINKAYTLWKGNLERAMVDMPSGRGASEIGDKAMTIYKTRTTLKNQAFKLHHTWNVLKDCLR; from the exons atggcaaaagagcatgttagaggtcgtaattggacctttgacaaagatattgctttatgttCGGCAAAGATTTCTGTTAGCGAAGATGGTGCCGTTGTcacaaatcaaaatagaaaGATTTTATGGTGTAAAATCATtgataagttccatgaaaactcCAACACCGGTCGAAGGGAAGctggtggtgtttatgatcggtGGAAGATTATTAACAAAGCGTACACTTTGTGGAAGGGAAACTTGGAGAGAGCCATGGTTGACATGCCTAGTGGCAGGGGTGCCTCAGAAATT ggtgacaaagcaatgacaatttacaagacaagaactacactaaaaaatcaagcttttaaGTTGCATCATACTTGGAACGTCCTCAAAGATTGTCTGAGGTAG
- the LOC139192007 gene encoding uncharacterized protein → MTHANLMNNYFNPNSVNPYFRQKRDRAGRPSFSLYQKVIVALQMIAYGSPANSMDETHGMSKSTCLDTLEEFCDTIVQLYKDEYLREPNQEDLNRLIRKAEDRGFPGMIGSLDCMHWDWKNCPTGWQKGFSGRSRKPTVVLEAVASYDTWIWHAFFGVPGSITIHGHSPLFNNLTEVEDERDGYIDGESDDDQEDPNRSRMAREKIYDKPNLPFNPRTCSISIDEYMRCYRMIRSCATNKYLQ, encoded by the exons ATGACGCATGCCAAtttgatgaacaactacttcaaccccaactcg GTCAATCCGTACTTTCGACAGAAGCGGGATAGAGCAGGCCGCCCTAGTTTCTCACTTTATCAGAAGGTTATTGTTGCACTCCAAATGATAGCCTATGGCTCCCcagctaattcgatggatgaaaCTCATGGTATGTCTaagtctacatgccttgatactcttGAAGAGTTTTGTGACACAATTGTTCAGCTTTACAAAGATGAGTACCTCCGcgagccaaatcaagaagatctgaatcggctcattcgcaaagctgaagaccgtgggtttccgggcatgatagggtcattagactgcatgcattgggattggaagaactgtcccacCGGATGGCAAAAAGGCTTTAGcggaaggtcgagaaagccaactgttgtgttagaggcggttgcctcatatgacacatggatttggcatgctttctttggagtccctggaTCCATTACAATTCATGGGCATTCACCCCTCTTTAATAACTTGACGGAAG tggaggatgagcgagatgggtatattgatggagagtccgatgacgaccaagaagatccaaataggtcaagaatgGCTCgtgaaaaaatatatgataagcctaatttgcctttcaatccaagaacttGTAGTATCTCTATAGATGAGTACATGAGGTGttatagaatgatacgttcttgtgccacaaacaagtacctacaataA